The Anopheles coluzzii chromosome 2, AcolN3, whole genome shotgun sequence genome window below encodes:
- the LOC120961255 gene encoding uncharacterized protein LOC120961255, translating to MLAGLVSVLMKFRENRVAIVGDIREMFHQVAIKEKDQRSQMILWDGEDPDAGPAIYVVTVMTFGAACSPSSAQHVKNVNAGRFATEYPRAVESIVHEHYVDDMLASVETEEEAKDLADAVRYIHACGGFEIRNWVSNSRAVMQHLQEDTKGKDISANYGLSAEKVLGMWWNTSSDTFTFRLSTRHDQELLSEVWRGVTGWDQELSDQTAGKWTEWLHVLPDVELVTIPRCYRCISSTDANVELHVFCDASEKGMAAVAYFRFEEGRDMHIECALVGSKTRVVPLKFLYIPRLELQAAVIGARLAKTISQNHRLSIGRTIFWTDSKNVLSWLNSDHRHYNQFVAFRIGELLERTNLDQWRWVPTKLNVADEGTKWSKRPDLSAQGRWFRGPSFLWEPESAWPNQEGVPQRTSEELRKGMNHQLAERPLIHLERFSRWNRALRAMAFVTRFITNMRHLVKKELKENGPLTQDELAEAERILIRFIQQKAYRGEMQQLKNRELIKHPWKKRINKGSSLYKLSPTLDDHGILRVGGRLTECVRISEPSRNPIILPRKEYGTDLLMQAYHARYKHVNHGTALAALRMRYYIPKILGEYRRIRISCQKCKVDNARPGPPLMGNLPLHRVAVGQNAFSFTGIGYFGPFLVAVGRRVEKRWGVIFTCLTSRAVHLEIAASLNTASCILAIRRFIARRGAPLEIISDRGTNFLGASRELDEAAQEIDHDVMMTVFCGPQTKWSFNTPGAPHFGGCWERLVRSVKKVLNQFVFPKRPTDEILASTFAEIELILNSRPLTYVPLDDEMTEPMTPNLLLLGTPDGSMPPAVFCDSPAALKSSWKMAQLAADVFWKKCYIGSGG from the exons ATGCTTGCTGGACTCGTGTCAGTGCTGATGAAGTTCAGAGAGAACCGTGTGGCGATTGTCGGCGACATACGCGAAATGTTCCACCAGGTGGCCATCAAGGAAAAGGATCAACGAAGCCAAATGATCCTGTGGGACGGCGAAGACCCCGATGCCGGACCGGCAATTTACGTCGTGACCGTGATGACGTTCGGAGCAGCGTGTTCACCTAGCAGTGCACAACACGTAAAAAACGTGAACGCAGGACGATTTGCAACAGAATACCCCAGGGCAGTCGAGTCCATAGTACATGAACACTACGTCGATGATATGCTAGCCAGCGTCGAGACGGAAGAGGAAGCTAAAGATCTGGCCGACGCGGTCCGTTACATCCACGCGTGCGGTGGTTTCGAAATCAGAAACTGGGTTTCGAACTCTCGGGCCGTCATGCAACACCTGCAAGAGGATACAAAGGGGAAAGATATTAGTGCGAACTATGGTCTATCCGCCGAAAAGGTGTTGGGAATGTGGTGGAACACATCATCGGACACGTTCACATTCCGCTTATCCACGAGGCATGATCAAGAGCTTTTATCT GAAGTTTGGCGCGGAGTCACCGGTTGGGACCAAGAGTTGAGCGACCAGACGGCAGGGAAATGGACGGAGTGGTTACACGTGCTTCCCGATGTCGAACTGGTGACTATACCCCGATGCTATCGATGTATATCCTCCACAGATGCCAACGTTGAGCTGCACGTCTTTTGTGATGCGAGTGAGAAGGGTATGGCAGCAGTTGCTTACTTCCGTTTCGAGGAAGGAAGGGATATGCATATCGAATGCGCTCTGGTAGGATCGAAAACGCGCGTGGTGCCGCTTAAATTTTTATACATCCCCAGACTGGAGCTGCAGGCCGCGGTCATCGGTGCAAGGCTAGCGAAAACCATATCGCAAAATCATAGACTGTCGATCGGACGAACCATCTTCTGGACTGACTCTAAGAACGTCCTGAGTTGGCTTAACTCAGACCACAGGCACTACAACCAATTTGTAGCATTCCGTATAGGAGAGCTGCTAGAAAGAACCAATCTGGATCAATGGCGATGGGTCCCAACCAAGCTGAACGTAGCAGACGAGGGCACAAAATGGAGCAAACGACCAGACCTGTCAGCGCAAGGGCGGTGGTTCCGTGGGCCGTCGTTCCTTTGGGAGCCGGAAAGCGCCTGGCCAAATCAAGAAGGGGTACCACAACGTACCAGTGAAGAGCTGCGGAAAGGAATGAACCATCAACTAGCAGAGAGGCCGCTAATTCATTTGGAACGGTTTTCCAGATGGAACCGAGCGCTGAGGGCTATGGCGTTTGTGACGCGCTTCATAACAAACATGCGTCATCTAGTTAAGAAGGAGCTGAAAGAGAACGGGCCGCTGACGCAGGACGAGCTAGCGGAGGCGGAGCGTATATTAATACGATTCATACAGCAGAAGGCGTATCGTGGTGAGATGCAACAGCTGAAAAATCGGGAGCTGATAAAGCATCCGTGGAAGAAGAGGATCAACAAAGGCAGCAGTCTATACAAACTATCGCCCACTTTAGACGACCATGGGATTCTAAGAGTGGGGGGACGGCTAACCGAGTGCGTGAGAATCAGCGAACCTTCCCGCAATCCTATAATCCTTCCTAGGAAGGAGTACGGAACCGATCTCTTGATGCAAGCGTACCACGCCAGGTACAAACACGTGAATCACGGTACAGCTTTGGCTGCACTAAGGATGCGATACTACATCCCGAAAATCCTGGGGGAATACCGTCGCATAAGGATAAGCTGCCAGAAATGCAAGGTGGACAACGCGCGCCCGGGACCACCTTTAATGGGTAATTTACCGCTTCATCGGGTCGCAGTGGGTCAGAATGCTTTCTCGTTCACAGGTATAGGCTACTTTGGGCCCTTTCTAGTCGCCGTCGGACGACGGGTAGAAAAACGATGGGGCGTCATATTTACCTGCCTTACGAGTCGGGCGGTCCATCTGGAAATAGCGGCATCCCTTAACACCGCCTCGTGTATCCTAGCCATCCGACGCTTCATCGCTAGACGTGGAGCCCCGCTCGAAATCATCAGCGACCGAGGGACTAATTTCCTGGGTGCTTCGCGAGAGTTGGACGAAGCAGCGCAGGAGATCGACCACGACGTAATGATGACGGTATTTTGCGGACCGCAAACAAAATGGAGCTTCAACACCCCCGGGGCTCCCCACTTTGGCGGCTGCTGGGAACGCTTAGTGCGCTCGGTGAAGAAGGTGCTGAATCAGTTCGTGTTTCCTAAAAGACCAACGGACGAAATTTTGGCATCAACCTTTGCGGAAATCGAGCTGATACTGAACTCGAGGCCACTTACCTACGTGCCGCTGGATGACGAGATGACGGAGCCTATGACGCCGAACCTATTGCTACTTGGGACTCCAGACGGAAGTATGCCGCCGGCTGTGTTCTGCGACAGCCCCGCGGCTCTAAAATCGTCCTGGAAGATGGCACAGCTCGCGGCGGATGTGTTCTGGAAGAAATG TTATATCGGTAGTGGTGGCTAA